From Argopecten irradians isolate NY chromosome 2, Ai_NY, whole genome shotgun sequence, the proteins below share one genomic window:
- the LOC138314563 gene encoding E3 SUMO-protein ligase ZBED1-like yields MPSLTTDNAKNIINTGQLAGFQPHIGCIAHTINLATQQGLKVPQLDRLLGRIQRVVTYFHKSYIAMAILNTKQTLLELPHHKLIMDVSTRWNSTFDMLECFLEQQPAIEATLLSKDLKKNFKDVYTMSEDDISTASRVMEVLKPIKKVTTILCSEKSPTVSLIHPLKEMMLQQLRDIQDDDGNVVTAAKEAMIKELEQSYSDHTMKLFLHESSCIDPS; encoded by the exons ATGCCTTCTCTCACTACTGATAATGCCAAGAATATTATCAATACTGGACAACTTGCTGGGTTTCAGCCACACATTGGATGCATTGCCCACACCATAAATTTGGCCACACAACAGGGATTGAAAGTTCCTCAGCTGGACAGGCTCCTGGGAAGGATTCAACGAGTTGTGacatattttcataaaagtTACATAGCAATGGCTATTCTAAACACCAAACAAACCTTGCTGGAGCTGCCGCACCATAAACTGATCATGGATGTTTCCACGCGATGGAACTCAACCTTTGACATGTTGGAGTGCTTCCTAGAACAACAGCCAGCAATAGAAGCTACCCTGCTGAGCAAGGACTTGAAGAAAAACTTCAAAGATGTGTACACAATGTCTGAAGATGACATATCAACAGCATCCAGAGTAATGGAGGTTTTAAAACCCATAAAGAAGGTAACTACAATACTATGTTCAGAGAAATCTCCAACAGTTTCATTAATTCATCCCCTTAAGGAAATGATGCTCCAACAACTAAGGGATATCCAGGATGACGATGGAAACGTTGTTACTGCAGCAAAAGAGGCCATGATAAAGGAGTTGGAACAAAG TTATAGCGACCATACCATGAAGCTGTTTCTACATGAAAGTTCCTGCATAGATCCAAGCTAG
- the LOC138314564 gene encoding INO80 complex subunit C-like, translating into MASTRNRKPAKSKNTSPATTPAKKKRPAAPSSGVTNPADITDDVVVPGETTEESQSTFTVETTDKIPVFKDPNFVHSSKGAAASKRTRVWKNLKQIVAAEKLLPWKPDDVTYGSIEAPPSFKPAKKYSDISGLPAFYRDPETKLRYSTAEEYSRLKLMPNDLVTGCLALRKANAPVP; encoded by the exons ATGGCGTCAACAAGAAACAGAAAACCAGCTAAGAGTAAAAATACCAGTCCCGCAACCACACCTGCCAAGAAAAAACGTCCAGCGGCA CCATCGTCAGGTGTAACCAACCCTGCAGATATCACTGATGATGTGGTTGTACCAGGAGAAACTACAGAAGAGAGTCAATCTACATTTACAGTAGAAACTACAGATAAGATTCCAGTATTCAAAGATCCTAATTTTGTG CATTCCAGTAAAGGAGCAGCAGCTAGTAAACGAACAAGAGTTTggaaaaatttaaaacaaatcgtTGCAGCTGAAAagttgttaccatggaaaccagATGATGTTAcat ATGGGTCAATTGAAGCACCTCCATCTTTTAAACCAGCAAAGAAATACTCGGATATCTCAGGTCTACCA GCATTTTATCGTGACCCTGAAACCAAGCTCCGGTACAGCACAGCGGAGGAATACTCTCGATTAAAGCTTATGCCGAATGATTTGGTGACTGGATGCTTAGCGTTACGGAAAGCCAATGCTCCTGTTCCTTGA